The Megalobrama amblycephala isolate DHTTF-2021 linkage group LG20, ASM1881202v1, whole genome shotgun sequence genome includes a window with the following:
- the LOC125255527 gene encoding aerolysin-like protein, giving the protein MSYPTTLEQIGGHGGGPFSLTGENNGASLEKIWVWVGGWQVKAVRVWLSDGRDQTFGEPAGDPQEFKFQPGECFTSLSLWGNRAGSRLGAIKFTTSLGKEFFAKMKKQGLKTEYPMDVGSGYCLGVVGRAGADIDCMGFMFLNEVQSAVLTDVKYPTISQQIPEVAIKSIDSLSYSNDSSITQKQKVEISETITNKSSWSVSSSLEATFSMEVKAGIPGIAEVKGGYSVSVGLESTYSHEYSDEKAETLSTDVDVPPGKKVDVDITIGRATFDIPYTGTVQITCKNGSVLQYETKGTYKGVTYTEIKVETKESPLQC; this is encoded by the coding sequence ATGTCCTACCCAACAACTCTAGAGCAAATTGGTGGACATGGAGGTGGTCCATTTTCATTAACTGGTGAGAACAACGGTGCCAGTTTAGAGAAGATCTGGGTTTGGGTTGGAGGATGGCAGGTGAAGGCTGTCAGGGTTTGGCTTTCAGATGGGAGAGATCAGACTTTTGGAGAACCAGCTGGAGATCCTCAAGAGTTCAAGTTCCAGCCTGGTGAGTGTTTCACCTCACTGTCCTTGTGGGGGAACAGAGCAGGATCACGTCTTGGAGCTATCAAATTCACAACCAGTCTTGGGAAAGAATTCTTTGCAAAGATGAAAAAACAGGGTTTGAAAACAGAATATCCCATGGATGTCGGCTCTGGATATTGTTTGGGAGTTGTAGGAAGAGCTGGTGCTGACATCGACTGCATGGGATTTATGTTTCTCAATGAAGTTCAATCAGCAGTTCTCACTGATGTCAAATATCCCACTATCAGCCAACAGATACCAGAGGTAGCAATAAAATCAATCGATTCCCTCTCTTACAGTAACGACTCTTCCATcactcaaaaacaaaaagttgaaatcTCAGAGACAATAACCAACAAATCTTCATGGTCTGTGAGTTCAAGTTTAGAAGCAACATTTAGTATGGAAGTGAAGGCTGGGATTCCAGGGATTGCAGAAGTTAAAGGAGGATACAGTGTTAGTGTTGGACTTGAAAGCACTTACAGTCACGAGTATTCAGATGAGAAAGCTGAAACTCTGTCTACTGATGTTGATGTGCCACCAGGGAAGAAGGTGGATGTTGACATCACCATTGGCAGAGCCACTTTTGACATACCTTACACTGGCACAGTGCAGATCACCTGCAAGAATGGCAGTGTGTTACAGTACGAAACCAAGGGCACATACAAAGGCGTCACTTACACTGAAATCAAAGTGGAGACTAAGGAATCTCCTCTGCAATGTTGA